The genomic segment GCTGTTTGCAAACAGAAACAGCATCCTATTCAGGCCTTTGTCCATTTAGGCCTACAGTATCAATTGGCCTATATTTGCTCAGCTTGTTCTGTAAATGTTATACGGTGAAGTGAATCGTCACACAGTGAACTTCAGCTCCGTTTTTATTCGTGTTGGAGCTTTATGATAACAGGTCTCAGACACCTGACTCCAAAAGCGGTGGTGGGTGGCACGGtgacgtggtgggtagcacCACAGCAAGGagagcctgggttcgagtccccagccgggcaaccacagtcctctctgtgtggagtttgcttgttctccccgtgtctgtgtcgGTTTCCTACcgcagtccaaaaacatgcagttaggccgTTTGGACATGCTAAGTTGCCCCTtggagtgagtgtgtctgtttgtctgtctgccctgcgatggccaggcaacctgtccagggtgtatcttgccttttgcccagtgacagctgggataggctccagcaccccacgcGTCCCAGAATGAGATGCGTCTTAGAAAAGACACAGCTTTCGCACAAGTCACTGTGTCTTATTTTTCATAAACAAAgctttcctcaataaataaatgctgaacacataaattaaaaatagcCAAGCATTTCTTAAAGTAAATCATTGTTTTCATTAGAAAAACTGCATTTTGAACCATTTTAGTAACAGAAAtgttatttcattgttaaaaaACCTGTCCaccttctgtgtttgtgtattgttttgtccTTTTGGCCTTcagcccaccacaaacattacACTTTGACACCCCCAAGACAAAACCTTTGGGCAGCTGAATAGCAGCAGTGTGTTCTAAGTTTTCAGAAAAGAGCCCAAGGACTAAATCAAGTTATTGTGCAAAGTATGAGGTaaaaaaagagaataagagaatAACACAGGATGGGTGGGCTTTTCGCCCTTGAAAACAAAGCAGCCCAGTTTCTAGGGACGCGTCACGCTGTGCGCATGCGCAGACTGCGCCTTGTATTGATAAACACGCCGACAGGCTCGGACAGAGCAGACGGGTCCGAGCGGCGAGAGGAATAAACGCTGATAATTGtcgggttttttttcttttttaacgtTTAAAACCCCAGCCCTCTAAGGGGGTTTATTTCTTTCCAACTTCAGCTACAGTGATAGCTAAGTTTGGAGGGGAGAGGGGAGAAATATTCGCGTCGTTTCGTAGGAAATATCTCTTTTTGTTGTTCTGTTATTTCTTTGCTGGGGATTATTGGACACGAAGGAATAAACGCAGCCTAGACTACATTGGTtcactggaagaaaaaaaaagtgccgCAAACTTGGTCGACATGGAAAACACAACATCCAAGAAACGGTGTTGTggtaagttttttttaattatttttactttatttttacagatttgAAACAGAAGAAAAGCTGCAAACTCAACATGCTGAGTGCGTTGCAATAAACCGTGGcgtcatttaaaaacagcagtattCAAGCCTTTTACAAACACGTGTTTTCTTTTGCAGACTCTGTTCGTGATTTCTTCACGTCTGCAAAATTCCTCATCTACCTTGGACATGCCCTGTCAACATGGGTAAGTCTGCCCTTTGGTTTAATACAAAGCAGAAATTCAAAGGCGCATGCAGGGCATTCTGTGTGCCAGTCCAGCTTGACCAGTTCCTTCAGGTACTGATGGTGTCAAAACTCGCTCAGACTGTGAAATCTCGCTGATGGTGCTTTCTTTCGAGCTGCCATCATTTCTGGTGAAGTGTAGTTCGGCTAGTAACCAGAAAACCTTAAAACAGGGCTACGTGTTTGtcagggatgcaccaatatatCGGAATTCTTGGCTGATATCCAATATCTGCCGATACATAAACATTCAAGTCAAATACACCTGGACTGCAAATGTGTTATGTATTTGTAGGGGGCCATTAGCCCACCGctgcctaaacattctgcttatctcaaataaaataaatacgtCATCAAGCATTGTTTTCAAATATTGGTCACGTCTAAACATCTGCCTGATTGTGATATGCTTTGTGATATGATTTCAAATACCTGCCGATACCTGTGTAATCCTGTTTTTGTCGTGCGCCCCAAATGTCCTGGAACCCAAGTGACGTCTGTTCTAAAACCAATCATAATGATCAGATTTGCTGGCAGCGCTTTCTTTTACGAGCTCTCCTGCTTGAGATAGCTGCTCGTGCTTTGCCACTGACCTTTCACCTGCATTCCAGGGGGACCGTATGTGGAACTTCGCTGTAGCAGTGTTCCTGGTCGAGCTGTATGGCAACAGTTTACTCCTGACCGCTGTGTATGGCCTGGTGGTGGCCGGCTCGGTCCTGCTACTGGGCGCCATTATAGGAGACTGGGTGGACAAAAACCCACGCCTCAGAGGTAAAAAGCCTGACCTAACCCCTCCAGTCCAGTCTCATGGAGATCTGTTCACATGTACAGACTCACTGcctgtaatgtaaataataagtGCTAAAAACCCTTAGAACATTTCATGCggtaaaaacattatttttccaGCTTAAAGTcgattttctttcatttcagtgGCCCAGACGTCCCTGCTCGTCCAGAACGGTGCAGTTATCCTGTGCGGTATACTTCTGATGCTGGTTTTCCAGTTCAAAGAACAGCTCACTGTCCTCTACAATGGATGGTTGCTTGtgagtatttatttatagttataACTGTAGTGCTACAAGAATAAATGCACAACAATCATGCTGTACACTTAAAAAGGTTGTGATGTTACTGAGTTGTGCATGATCAGTAATTTGGTTGGTGGTTGTGGGAAGCTCGaaactgtaaaatattaaagaCTTTGATGCTGTTCTGTGCTTTAACCTCTTAATCTGCAAGCTTGTTATTCAGTTACTGAACTTTAGACTTATTATGTATTAAGCTGTATGTagcaaaagggttctgtataggaccAGAAATGCTTATTTGGCTTGTAACATGAGTGgaaccctatttggtgctatagggaaccatttttaaaaggttattttaagaaccacatacaacaggTGGAGAAAAGGACTATTTATGCATCAACAGGCTTTTTTGAGTTGTAATGGATTTATAGATAACTTttcctttaccaaagaacctttgAGGAACCCCCTTTTTAAGAGAGATAATTATTTGTTaattactatgaaactaataggTTATTCATGTAGTTATAAGAGACCCTCATATGAGTCCCTgagagtttaaagggttaaatgccAAGCTTTGTTTTAGTTTTGCCAAATACTTCCAGAAAAATGCTTCTGGAAAAGCCCCCCAATTCCTAAGCTAGAAACAGCTGGGACTCCTCAGAAGCCATTCTGGGACATTTCAGCCTTATTGTACCAGAAAGGGTAGGGTAGGGTTGAGTTGAGGGTTTTTAAGAGGCCTTCCTTAAAGTTCGAGAGTGTCCGTGTGTGGATTTGACAGAACATGAGAGCGAAATGGCAGTGCTCTGTCAGCAGGACGCAGAGGTCTCATGTGCAAAGGAGACGTGCTGTTGAGCCAGCATTAGCCCGTGCAGCCCGTGTTCCAGTGTGGCTCACTTGTAACTcgacaacagcaataacaaaacAGCATGGCTGTATTTCTCACTGTTACTGGGATAATGCAGGACCCATAAGGCAAACAGTGTACTGTAagctctgttgttgtttttgttctggACAGTGCCTGAAAAGCGTGAAACCATTCATCCCTGTAAATAGCCTATTGGCGCTGCTGCAAGAAAACCTCATAACCACATTTTGACACAgtgtattactattattattagtagtagcacTAGTATTAGGTAATGCTGTGTAACACTTTTACCAGCAAAGTCACCTTACTCTTAATTTGCAAGCTGACACCTTCATGCCACCTGCTAACCGAGAGCTACAAATTCATGTTTAATTAATTTTGAAGTTTTGTGATGATTTAGCAAAATAAAGattatagatttttttcccctcaagaGGTAGTAGTTAAATAGGTGGATGTTTTGATTGTAGTTTTGCATAAATAAATTTGTATAAAGTGAAATTAacttcacaagaaaaacacttaatttgtaatgtaagttaatgtaccAAGATGTAACTGCAGTTATTTAAGACCATTTTAATTCATCATTGTATTTGGACAGCTAAGATACAACATTTTGTTCCGGCATAGTCAGTATGTTTGACTCTGCTACTACAATCTTTATGTGATCATGTTTGTGGTAGAAAATAGTAATGCAGTTTTAATTGCAGCAGGTTTCTAATAACAGCTCTTTTGGTTTTTTAACAGACGACATGCTACATTTTGGTCATCACCATTGCCAACATTGCGAACCTGGCCAGCACTGCCATGTCCATCACCATTCAGAGGGACTGGGTGGTCGTTGTGGCTGGAGATGACCGCAGCAGCTTGGCAGGTCAGGTTTCAGTAGGGTTTTCACTGATGACACTAGATAAGCGCCTGTCAAAATCAATGCTGCTACCTTTGAGCTGCATTTATAATTGACCATTTTAGAAATCTCGTTTCCTCTGGCTAATACAACTTAACAATAACAATGCAACATTTCCTGTTATTTATGCCGCTGCCTTGGTGGAATGTTGGAACCGGATTTAAAGTTCTGGAGGCTAAAGTTCTGGGGTCTTAGGCGAACTCAGTAAACCTGCAGAGACACAATTGCTATAGGATTTTATAGGGCCATAAGCAATCTGGGCAGGTGCAGCTCACATGAAATATTTGCTGACACAAGTTATtcatatgaaaatgtttttcttcttgtttcaGACATGAATGCCACGGTGAGAATAATCGACCAGCTGACTAACATTCTGGCTCCGATGCTGGTGGGCCAGATCATGGCCTTCGGATCTCATTTCATGGGCTGCGGTTTCATTTCTGGCTGGAACCTCTGCTCTATGTGTCTGGAGTACTTCCTCCTCTGGAAGGTCTACCAGAAGACTCCAGCACTGGCCATTAAGGCAGGCAAGAAAGACACTGGTGACCAGGAGTTGAAGCACCTCAACATTCAGAAAGGTTtccttcttattcttctttttctttttttttgtttgtaggGCTGTTTTGCAAGCAGCTGATGAAAACCACTGGAAGCAGTTGCGAGATAACACCCTGTCTTATGAAACACTCACTATGAGTCAGCagatttgttttcctttgtggGTTTCTAACACTCTATCCTTTACAGATATGTAGGGAAGCCAGATTCTTATACTGttatttgcactgtttacttttTTGGGCCCTTATTCATTTGTCTGAACAGGTCCCTCCTTACATTGTATTCATATTTACTAGATAATGTCAGGGTGATCCTCGATTAGGATGCTTGCTTTGAGAAGTTTGATACTTTTGGTTTCACATGCAAAACATTGCAAAATATGACTTTCTCTAATAtgactttgtcttttttatatTAATCATGCCCGAAGAAAGGAAAAGCAGTACATTTCTTGGTAATCATTGATGCATCTTTCACGATTCACATTGTTTGTAGTGATTaacttgtgtgttttgtgttgttttttgttttctcagaACTGGAGAACACAGAAGGCCCTGCAGAAGGTTCTCAGCTGATGAATGAGGCTGCTATAGTGAAGTCTGATAAAGAGAAGAACCCAGGTTGCTGCTACCAGATGTCTGAACCCCT from the Pygocentrus nattereri isolate fPygNat1 chromosome 6, fPygNat1.pri, whole genome shotgun sequence genome contains:
- the slc40a1 gene encoding solute carrier family 40 member 1; its protein translation is MENTTSKKRCCDSVRDFFTSAKFLIYLGHALSTWGDRMWNFAVAVFLVELYGNSLLLTAVYGLVVAGSVLLLGAIIGDWVDKNPRLRVAQTSLLVQNGAVILCGILLMLVFQFKEQLTVLYNGWLLTTCYILVITIANIANLASTAMSITIQRDWVVVVAGDDRSSLADMNATVRIIDQLTNILAPMLVGQIMAFGSHFMGCGFISGWNLCSMCLEYFLLWKVYQKTPALAIKAGKKDTGDQELKHLNIQKELENTEGPAEGSQLMNEAAIVKSDKEKNPGCCYQMSEPLRTFRDGWVAYYNQSIFFAGMSLAFLYMTVLGFDCITTGYAYTQGLNGSILSLLMGASAVSGICGTVAFTWVRKKCGLIRTGFIAGMAQLSCLMLCVVSVFAPGSPFDLSVSPFDSMISHLLGNNAPLPEAPTMSSMLTTEAQGLVNVSMQAEEMPHIESYMSISLLFAGVIAARVGLWSFDLTVTQLIQENVAEAERGVINGVQNSMNYLLDLLHFVMVILAPNPEAFGLLVIISVSFVAMGHMMYFRFAFRSLRSRLFLCCSPEQKTDADPPSLAV